The nucleotide sequence ATCAATCTGATCATTCATTAAAGTGCTAAAGAAGATTGTAAAGTCAGTAATGCATGCAGCATGTTGACACACAGAACTGATACAGAGGATGCAGCATCAATAAGCAAGCATTATTGGGAACCCAGAGTGGGAGGGAGGTTAAGGAGAAGGTGGTTGCAGTAATGGAGGAATGATCTCAAGCATCTAATCCCACAAAAAGTGGAGGACATGTAGGGTCACATGTGAGACCTAAAGGAAGAGCAAAGGACTCCCCACAGAAAGTATATGCATGAGCTCAAGGACAAAGCCACTACAGTGAGCCAACCTCAATGATGGTCATGTGCATGTGCTTCCAACAAGCACTtttacacacacacaaacacacacactctGATCTCTCATCTTCTCTCTACTCCATCCTCTTGTTTAGCAGCCACTAAGCCAGGCATTTAGATAGATGAGTCTCAAAAATGTTATGATCTTCTTTCCTAATTCCACCCTTATTATCTTTAGCAATCACTGTGATTCCTGCAATGGCCAAATCTGAGGAGGCAGAAAAAGAAACTGTGGCCATGTTCACATCACTATCCCTGTGGAGGATTGATCTTTGGTAGCTTTTTCCTGTCACACCAAAACTACACCCCACAAGGAATACAAGGAAACACCAGCAATTATCTTTTGATCtctctattcttcttcttcttcttcttcttcttcagtccTCCATTTCTGCTTTCTTCCCcaccaaactccaaaacaaaggtaagagaaagaagaagaagaagaagaagaaggcatgtCCAAGTTATGGACTTCTTGCAATGCCGGTCTCCTTCTGGCCATCCTCTTGGATGACTTCCTCTCCTTCTGCACCTTCTTGACCTCTCATCCATTGCATTTGGCCTACctgctcttcttctttccttACCTTGCCCAATTACTCTCAttcctctctcctctcctcctctccacTGTAGTCCTCCTCTTGGTTCTCCTTACCATCTCCCCCTACCTCGATGAGGCGCCCCCTGCGGCGCCACCCGAGTTCGTCGGTAAAACTTGCTGCATTGTCCTCAGCATTCTAAAGGACAACCTCCATGGCAATGGGAGGATCGACCTGTTAGACCAATTTGCGTCGGTAATTCTCTCATCGATCGATGATGCCAGTCCAAGCTCGCAGGAGAGTGCCGCGCAAGCACTGTTCGGCGAGTTCTTTGAGGATGCTTGTTCAGATCCAGAAGCAGAGGAGAAGTGTTTGGCTTCTGCTGTTGGGGGCGGAGGAAGCAGTTTGGAGGAGACTCCTACTGATGTCGCTTTGGGCATTTCCGCCACAGATGGTGAGCACCAGGTAGCCAATTCTGGGACCGGAATCCAATGCAGGGCAACTGAAGCACAAGCAAAAGGAATGCCGAATGCTCGAGAGGTCCTTGGCTCACATCGGGAGTTTGCAGAGCCCAAGCGGGACGAAGACAGAGCAGAGCATCTAACAGAATCTATGACCATCGAGAGGCTTCAGAGTTATGGATCGATAAGGAAGGAAAAAGAGTGGAAGAGGACGCTGGCTTGCAAGCTGTACGAGGAACGAATGACGTACAAGCTGTGCAAGGAACGAAAGGTGGCGGAAGGTGGCGAAGAGATGGATCTACTCTGGGAGGCTTACGAGGCCAATGCTAGTGAGACTGATaccaagaagaaggagaagaaagcaAGGAGAGTGGAgcttgaagaagaggaagaggaagaggaagaggacgaggaagaggaagcaacaACTGGACAATTGTGCTGCCTTCAAGCATTGAAGCTATCAGCTGGAAAGATGAATCTGGGAATGGGGAAACGAAATCTGATGAAGATATCTAAAGTTCTGAAAGGAATGAGGATGTTCCATGTGGGTAGTAGAAAGAGCACCAAAGCATAAAATCTAGCTCAGAAGAAATAATTTGTGAAGACTGTAAAAAGGAGGCACAGTTATGAGAATctcactctcactctctctctctctctctctctctaaaaaaagATCTGATTGCACTTTGAAGCAGCATCCACAGTCTGCTACTGATGGTTCTTGCCTGCAATTCATCTGTGTTCTAGTGATCCTCACTTGAAGGTGCTGTGGAGTTTGTAAAAAGGAAGTATAGTCATAGAATGCCATTTCTCTCTACACAAGATTTTGGTTGCTCTTAGAAATGGTACCTAAGTCTGTTGGTGATGTTTCCTTCATGCAATTCATCTGTGTTCCAGAAATGCTCTCTTTCATGAGATATTGTCATTGCCAACTTATTTTTCTGTACTTTTTTAGTTGTAATGCAGTATGGAATAACATCTTAAAATTTCCTGAGACATCAAACAAAAAATAACGGGTAAAGATTTTGACTGTCGATAGAAAGATTCGCAAATAAAACTACTCTTATCGGATATTAGAATTCCGTAAACAGGTGAGTGAATAAGGAGATAGGAATCTCAAGAACAGGTgaccaaagtaaaaaaaaattggagaaaaCATCTCTTTCTTGATGAGTTTTTTGGGTAAATCTATGTGTGAATGAGACTAATAACTGTTAACCATGAATTGAGaagtcatcaaaatcatctcCCTCTTCTATTGTCAAATGGCTTGTGAACATTAAGAGAGAGTACCAGTTGATGTTCTTCAGCTTATGTATTCTTGATTCTTAATCACAATACAACAAGATTGCATACCTCATCGGTGGTAACAATTGACACAGTTGCCCAAAAAATTTCTGATCAAGGACAACCTTGTCCAGAAATGATTGATGCCCATGGCACCACCACCCACCCACAtgagtactctctctctctctctctctctctctctctctctctctctctgtacatATATATAACCTATCTATCTCCAGCCATCATGCATTGTCTCTTGGGAAGCATCAGATACCAGCTTTAACTACGTGATTATAGGACATCAAAGTGACTAGCTACCAGAACAGGTCActttttcatctctctctctctctctctctatctatctatctatctatctctatGTCTAGGTAGGGACAAAAGACAGTCCAAGGTCCAGCACTTTCCACCATCATAGCCCTGCTTCATTTCTCTTGGTCCCTGATCTCTTAATCAGCAAAACACAACTTTTTTCAGTACTAGCTAAATGGGTGACTTAGCCCTCTGTTTGACTTCATCCCCTTTGGACATTTCCTCATGAAAACTAAAGCTGCAGTCCTACTTATAGAAGCATTATGGGAACAGCTTTACTACTAACCAAACAACCTCAATGTTGGAGCAGGACAGTTGGTGTCTAATGGCTATCAATGTCTTCCCCCTGCTCTATTGTTTGATCATGAGGATGATTACCTATTACTAATTTCCACTGTTGAAGATGGGATACACAAGATACACCTTGGTAAGGACATGAACTGCAGCAGCAGCATCATCAATTGACAGCCATTGCCATCAATCCTTGCTTCATTGTGTCTCCACAGTAGGAGCAGATTTAATGCTTTTACAGAAGATCCAATGAGGTTCACCATTGACTATACAGACTAGCCAACCATTACATCATACTTAAGATAAGGATCTTTTTTCTGATAAATCACCACTTTCCAATCTATTTGAGTAACCCGATTACAATATAAATGACAGTGCAGGATTTAACACATTACTAATCTCTATTATTGTTATCATTTAATAGTATTTCATACCACAGAGAAAAAGAAGATCAACTATGGTCATGATAGTTCCATAAGTTAAACATCATAAAAGATGAAGTCCAAAATGGATTGACCTCAAACTAAAGATTGTAAAATAAAGGCTGGAAAATCAtttacttcattttgctttatataaTCAGTTGCAAGATGTGCTTCACATGTACAAAAACATAAAATTACCTAATTATCACAAAATTAGTATTAGCAATTCTTCTCTTCAAGATTCCTGTAGCCTGATAAATAATTCTCAGAAGGATTATCCTCGGACTTCCTTTTCTGCACAATTTATCTGGGAAACTTTGAAACTCACTTCCAGATATCATGATCTGAGTCCTTGGAAGTGTGCTTTCTGTTACATTTTGCTGGATTAACTTCACCAATAAGTCATGTGCGGAGGCACAAGGCTTGGAATCCGAACATGTGTCTGAAACGAATCTGAGACTCAAGTATGATTGAATGCAGTTAGTGGTGTGAGAGTT is from Musa acuminata AAA Group cultivar baxijiao chromosome BXJ3-8, Cavendish_Baxijiao_AAA, whole genome shotgun sequence and encodes:
- the LOC103996038 gene encoding uncharacterized protein LOC103996038, with the translated sequence MSKLWTSCNAGLLLAILLDDFLSFCTFLTSHPLHLAYLLFFFPYLAQLLSFLSPLLLSTVVLLLVLLTISPYLDEAPPAAPPEFVGKTCCIVLSILKDNLHGNGRIDLLDQFASVILSSIDDASPSSQESAAQALFGEFFEDACSDPEAEEKCLASAVGGGGSSLEETPTDVALGISATDGEHQVANSGTGIQCRATEAQAKGMPNAREVLGSHREFAEPKRDEDRAEHLTESMTIERLQSYGSIRKEKEWKRTLACKLYEERMTYKLCKERKVAEGGEEMDLLWEAYEANASETDTKKKEKKARRVELEEEEEEEEEDEEEEATTGQLCCLQALKLSAGKMNLGMGKRNLMKISKVLKGMRMFHVGSRKSTKA